A DNA window from Camelina sativa cultivar DH55 chromosome 17, Cs, whole genome shotgun sequence contains the following coding sequences:
- the LOC104754350 gene encoding peptidyl-prolyl cis-trans isomerase CYP18-1, whose amino-acid sequence MSVTLHTNLGDIKCEIFCDEVPKSAENFLALCASGYYDGTIFHRNIKGFMIQGGDPNGTGKGGTSIWGKKFNDEIRDSLKHNARGMLSMANSGPNTNGSQFFITYAKQPHLNGSYTIFGKVIHGFEVLDIMEKTQTGPRDRPLAEIRLNRVTIHANPLAG is encoded by the exons ATG TCAGTAACATTGCACACGAATCTGGGTGATATAAAGTGCGAGATCTTTTGCGACGAGGTTCCCAAGAGTGCTGAG AACTTTTTGGCGTTATGTGCAAGTGGGTACTACGATGGTACCATATTTCATAGAAATATCAAAGGGTTCATGATTCAAGGAGGTGACCCTAATGGCACCGGCAAAGGAGGTACTAGCATCTGGGGCAAGAAATTCAATGATGAGATCCGTGACTCCCTTAAg CACAATGCAAGAGGTATGCTCTCAATGGCAAACAGTGGCCCAAACACCAACGGAAGCCAGTTCTTTATCACCTACGCTAAACAACCACATCTCAATGGATCATACACCATCTTTGGCAAAGTCATTCATGGCTTCGAAGTCCTTGACATTATGGAAAAG ACTCAAACAGGGCCAAGAGATAGGCCGCTTGCTGAGATAAGGCTAAACCGTGTGACGATCCACGCCAATCCACTTGCTGGTTAA